GCCATGTCCTTCCTCACAGCCCCCGCGGTCTCCGGCTCTGGGAGGTCGAAAAGGGGGTGACTCCTGATCGGTTGGTGAAGGAACTCGGCTCCGGAAGTGGGAGGGCCTCATTCTCGCCGGTGCTTCGGGATGCCCCGTCACCGGATAGTCCAATGCGCCTGCTGCCGGGAAACGTGATCGTCGATCTCGAGCCATCCTGGTCCCAGGAGAAGGTGCAGGACTGGGCAGACAGGCATCAAGTGGAAGTGTTGGCCCGTCTACCAATCGGGACGAATATGGTGGTGATCAAGACCGCTCCGGGATTGGCCGCGTTGGAACTCGCGAACAAGCTGTACCGTTCCGGAGAGGTGCGGGCTGCCTTTCCGGACTGGTGGACGGAAAAGACGCTCAAGTAACAGGTTTCCATCCAAATTCTTCAGGTCTGCATCCACCCTGTCAGCAGCAGGTACCCACCGTTGTAGTACATATGCAGCAATGCCAGCGGGTACAGGCTGCCGAGCCGTTCCCGGAGAAAGCCGAACGCCAGAGAGACGACGAAGATGCCTCCAACCCAGAGAAGCGGATGGGTGGGGAGGTGAGCCGAGGCGAAGGCGACGCTGGC
The DNA window shown above is from Nitrospira tepida and carries:
- a CDS encoding S8 family serine peptidase produces the protein MARHTAPLMVLAFVTIASCAGMEWIDGPPQAHSQEPAQGRWGTSFIWYDGTNERRVWLDAEQVAELAPDQGSATTLPLGHVLPHSPRGLRLWEVEKGVTPDRLVKELGSGSGRASFSPVLRDAPSPDSPMRLLPGNVIVDLEPSWSQEKVQDWADRHQVEVLARLPIGTNMVVIKTAPGLAALELANKLYRSGEVRAAFPDWWTEKTLK